The DNA sequence ACAATAACCTGAAAGTGGCTTCCATCGCCGGAAACATGCACTTCCTGTAGCGCCAACGCTTGCATCAGCACCGCTTTAATTTCGTTGTTTTCCATGTTCTCGATTCTACGTCAGGGGGATGATAAACAGGGTAGTATCTTAGATGAATCCGTCGCTATCTTAAACAAAAGAAATCCCCTCGGCGGCAATCGCAACAAGGGGACGTGGCAGGGTAAAAAACCGCCTTTTACTCAGCCAACTGGATGGGAATGATTTCACTCAGGTTATACAACTGCACCAAAGTACGTAAGCGGTCACTCACTCCAGTAATAACCAGCGTACTTCCCCGCTGTTTCTGCTGATGATAACAATGAACCAACAGCGCCAGCCCGGCAGAATCCACATGCTCCACGCGGCTGACATCCAGCGTCTGGCAACCATCGAGCAACGTCGCACGCTGCTGCCATAACGGCATCAGCGTGTGTCTATCAAGCGCACCCTCAAGAATGAGAATCGAGTTCTCCTGCCGCACGCCTAGCGTATCAGCCATTAGACTGACCCTGGGTGATAGACTGCGACGCCGCTGCCTGTAACTGCTGGGTCAGACCATCAACCCCCTTCTGGCGCAGCGTTGAGGCCCACTCGTTTTGTTTGGTGGTAATCATGCTCACCCCCTCGGCAATCATGTCGTAAGCCTGCCAGTAACCGGTTTTGGTATTTTTACGCCACTGAAAATCAAGACGAATCGGCGGGCGACCACCGTTATCGATAATGGTCACGCGAATAGAGACAATTTCTGCATTACCTAACGGCTGCTCGGGCGCAATCTCATAAGACTGTCCATGGTATGAGGCCAGCGCCTGACCATAAGCCTGTTCCAGATAGGATTCAAACGCCGTGAAATACGCATCACGCTGCTCGGGCGTTGCGTTTTTATAATACTGCCCCAGTACCAGCGCACCGGCATATTTTACCTGCACGTAAGGGAGCAATTCATCACGCACAATCGCGCGGAGCATATTGGGGTCTTGCTTGATACGCGCCTGCTCATTTTTAAGCCTGTCGAATGTCTTTTGCGCCGCATCGCGCATCAGGCTATAGGGGTTCGTTTGATCGGCGGCGTTCACCAAAGGGGCGATGATGAACAGCGCCACCATGAATAAGCGTTTTAACATGCTGTGTCCTCTCAAGGCTGTTGCGTCACAGGTTTTGCACTGGCGTCGGGTTTAGCTACGTCACCCGCTTGCTGATTAGCGTTATTTTGATTCGCGCTATTTTGAGCGGCATTGTCAGTATTGTTACCACCGCTCTTATATAGGAATTGGCCGATAAGATCCTCAAGCACCATGGCGGACTTGGTATCCTGGACAGTCCCGCCATCTTGCAAAATACCGGTGCCCATATCAGCATCTTCAAAGCCAATATTTAACGCCAGATATTGCTCCCCCAATAAACCCGACGTTCTCACCGCCAGCGAGCTGGTATCGGGAATATGGTTATAACGCTGGTCAATATCCATCGCCACACGCGGTAAATAGGTTTTGGTATCGAGCGAAATTGACGCCACCCGGCCAATTACCACACCGCCAATTTTCACCGGTGAACGCGCCTTGAGCCCGCCGATGTTGTCGAACGTCGCGTACAAACGATAAGTCTGCTGCTGCCCTAATGATTTCAGGTCAGCGACTTTCAGACATAAAAAGACTATGGCGAATAACGCAATCAGCATAAATACGCCAACCCAGACTTCATGTTTCTTTGTTTGCATCGACTTATTTCCCAAACATCAGTGCTGTAAGCACAAAATCTAACCCCAGTACCGCCAGCGATGAATGCACCACGGTGCGAGTCGTCGCACGGCTGATGCCTTCTGACGTCGGAACGGCGTCATAACCATTAAACAGCGCAATCCAGGTGGCCGTTATTGCAAACACCAGGCTTTTGATAACGCAGTTAAGTAAATCTTTCTGCCACTCCACTGCGCTTTGCATGGCCGACCAGAAAAAGCCTCCGTCAATCCCTTTCCAGTCAACCCCGACCAGCGCGCCGCCCCAGATCCCCACGGCAACAAAAATGACCGTCAGCAGCGGCATAGAAATCACCCCAGCCCAAAAACGCGGCGCAACAACGCGGCGCAACGGGTCTACCGCCATCATTTCCATACTCGATAGCTGCTCGGTCGCTTTCATTAGCCCTATCTCTGCCGTCAGTGCCGACCCGGCGCGCCCGGCGAATAACAAGGCGGTGACAACCGGGCCAAGCTCACGCAACAGCGATAACGCCACCATCATGCCAAGGCTGGCTTCGGCACTGTAGGTCGTCAGAACCAGATAGCCCTGCAACCCAAGCACCATTCCGATAAACACGCCGGAGACAATAATAATTAACAGCGACTGCACCCCGACGCTGTAAAGCTGCTTACGCAACAACGGCCACTGGCGGGCGGGCTCAGGCTTACCGACCAGCGCATTAAACAGCATCAGTCCGGCACGACCAAATGCGGCACAGACCTGGATACCGCGACGTCCCAAAGACGCCAATGTCTGTACTAGCATGAATTACTTACTCCCCTGACCTAACAAGCCTTGTTGGTAATCACCCGCCGGATAGCGGAACGGCACCGGCCCATCCGCGATCCCATCCAGAAACTGCCTGACGCGCGGGTCGCTGTTACGTTCCAGTTCGGCCGGTTCCCCTTGAGCGATAATTTTTTTATCCGCAATGATGTAGGCATAATCGGCAATACTCAGCACCTCGGGCACATCATGGGACACCACCACACAGGTTACGCCCAGCGCATGATTTAGCTCGGCAATCAGTTTCACCAACACACCCATGGTGATCGGGTCCTGGCCGACGAATGGCTCGTCAAACATGATTAACTGCGGCTCAAGCGCGATAGCGCGGGCCAACGCCACACGCCTCGCCATCCCACCGGATAACTCGGACGGCATTAACTGCGCTGCGCCTCTGAGCCCCACCGCTTCGAGCTTCATCATGACCGTACTATGTAATAACGGCTCCGGCAGCTGTGTATGTTCACGTAGCGGCCAGGCCACATTGTCAAAGACGTTCAGGTCGGTAAACAGCGCGCCGGACTGAAACAACATGCTCATTTTTTTACGGACTTCATAAAGCCGGGCACGCGAGAGTGTCGGTATATTGTCACCATCAAACCAAATCTCTCCGCTATCAGGTTGCAGTTGGCCGCCAATCAGCCGCAACAGCGTGGTTTTACCGATACCAGAAGGCCCCATGATGGCGGTAATTTTTCGCGTTGGCACAGTAAGAGAAATATCCGAAAAAATCGCTCTGTCGCCCCGCTGAAAACTCAGGCCGCGAATTTCTATCAGATTTTCGTGGTTCATGGTCTTTTCCTTCTACAACCGCCAGTGACGGCCACCAGCGTTCATCGTTAGCGACAATGATCGGAGGTGAGCCCGCATTTCGCGGTGCTTAATGTTACAGAATCCGCGCCGCAGGTCGTGACCAAAGTTGCCATTGGTTTTACTTTTTCGCCCTACGCAGTCAGAATTAGCGCCAACGAGGGGAAATGGCGGTTTTTGTTTGCTATTCGTCCAAAAAGACTGGTTTGTTCGCCAATAAACCGGTGATTATACCTGAATAAAGGACGCTGCATGCTTTTTGCGACAGTGCTGTTAGTCATTGGTTTAGTGTTATTGGTTTATGGCGCCGACCGTTTGGTCTATGGCGCAGCGGTGCTGGCCCGCTCATTTGGCGTTCCCCCCATGATAATCGGTATGACCATTGTGAGCATGGGCACATCGTTACCGGAATTGATGGTATCGACCACCGCCGCACTGAATCATCAAACCGATATGGCGGTTGGCAACGTGCTGGGCTCGAACATCGCCAATATTCTGCTTATCCTCGGCAGCGCGGTGTTGATTAGGCCGTTAACGTTACACTCCTCGCTGTTACGCCAGGAATTACCGCCGATGCTACTCGTCACCGTACTGTGCGGCCTTGTCTTGCATGATCATTTTCTCAGCCGCCTGGATGGTCTCCTGCTGCTGCTGGCTGCAACAGGCTGCCTTTTGTTGATGCTGCGCATGGCGCGCCTTGCCCAACGTCAGGGGGAAGATAGCCTGACACGGGAGCAACTGGCTGAATTACCACGCGAAAATAATGCGACGGTGGCACTGTTATGGCTAATGCTTGGCTTAATCATTCTGCCTATGTCTGCACGCATTGTGATAGATAACGCAACCGTCATCGCGAATTACTTTAATATCAGCGAGCTGACTATCGGGCTGACGGTGCTCGCCATCGGCACCAGCCTGCCCGAACTAGCGACGGCGATTGTCGGCACGCTGAAAAAAGAAGACGACATTGCGCTGGGTAATTTAATTGGCTCGAATATTTTTAACATCGGAATCGTGTTGGGAGTACCCGCGCTGCTCTCTCCCGGTGCCGTGAACCCACAAGCCTTCACACGCGATTACTGGGTAATGCTGGGAGTCAGCGTACTTTTGAGCGTTCTTTGTCTTCGCCAGAAACGGCGCATCGGTCAGGGTGCGGGCGCATTACTCGTCTGTGCGTTTATTGCGTACCTTTCGGTGCTGTTCTTGTTCTCATAGCCAGAGCATCGGCAACGCAGGATGTTTTACATGTCTCAAGACCATCAAACACAGATATCCAGTCAAAAGAACCGTTTTGATTTTCAGGCCGCAGGGCGGCAGGTGTTATCAATCGAGCGTGATAGCCTCGCGCAATTAGATAGGTACATTGATGACAACTTTTCCCGCGCCTGTGAGCAAATGTTCGCCTGCCACGGTAAGGTCGTGGTGATGGGCATGGGTAAATCGGGTCATATTGGCTGTAAAATGGCCGCGACCTTTGCCAGCACCGGTACACCGGCTTTTTTTGTCCATCCCGGCGAGGCCAGTCACGGCGATCTGGGGATGATAACCCGGCAAGATATCGTGCTGGCGATTTCCAATTCTGGCGAATCCCATGAGATTCTGGCATTAATTCCGGTGCTTAAGCGCTTGCAGATATGCCTTATCTGCATGACCGGCAACCCGGACAGCACGATGGCGAAAACCGCCGACATTCATCTGTGTATCAGCGTGCCACAAGAAGCCTGCCCGCTGGGGCTGGCACCGACATCCAGCACCACCGCCACGCTGGTGATGGGGGATGCTCTGGCAGTCGCTCTGCTGCAAGCACGTGGCTTTACTGCCGAAGATTTCGCACTGTCGCACCCCGGCGGCGCACTTGGCCGCAAGCTGCTCTTGCGGGTTAACGATATTATGCACCGCGATGACGAGGTGCCTCGCGTCAATAAAGACGCCTCGCTGCGCGACGCGCTGCTGGAAATTACGCGTAAGAATCTCGGCATGACGGTGATTTGCGGCCCGGACAGTAACGGCCTTCACAACGATCATATCGAAGGTATCTTTACCGACGGGGACTTGCGCCGGGTCTTTGATATGAACATCAATTTGAACAATGCGCGTATTACTGATGTGATGACCCGTGGCGGCATTCGTGTCACACCGCAAATGTTGGCTGTCGATGCGCTCAATGTGATGCAATCGCGCCACATTACTTCATTGCTGGTGGCAGAGAACGATCGGCTGTTGGGAATTGTTCACATGCACGATATGCTGCGTGCCGGCGTGGTATAACCCGGCAACAGCGCTGCATAAAAGAATTAAAAATCAAGGATATGTAAATGAGTGAAATCCGTGCGCAAACTGAGACGTGCTACGGCCCCGTCGATACCGAGGTGATGCTCCGCGCCCGGGATATCCGTCTGTTAATTTGCGATGTTGACGGCGTGCTTTCTGACGGTTTGATTTATATGGGCAATCAGGGCGAAGAACTCAAGGCGTTTAACGTACGAGACGGTTACGGTCTGCGTTGTCTGCTCACCTCAGACATCGACGTTGCCATTATTACTGGCCGCTCGTCGCAGTTATTGATTGATCGCTGCCAGACACTGGGCATCCAGCATCTTTATCAGGGACAGTCCGATAAGCTTTTGGCCTTCCGCGAGCTGTTAGATACACTGTCGCTTACTGCCAATCAGGTCGCCTATATCGGTGATGACTTGATTGACTGGCCGGTGATGGCGGAAGTCGGGCTGAGTGTCGCGGTGGCCGATGCACACCCGCTGCTGCTGCCACGGGCTCACTATGTCACACGCATTGCCGGTGGCCGGGGTGCGGTAAGGGAGATTTGCGATCTTATCCTGCTGGCGCAGGATAAGCTGGCGTTCGCCAAAGGGCTATCAATATGAGTAAGACTAAAGTCTGGCTGACCTTATTACTGGCATTGATTGCGCTGGTGTTGCTCGGCTTAAACCTGACCAGCACACGCGAGGCAGGCAGCCAGAGCGTCGGGCAAAGCAATGAACCGACCTACACCATGCAAAAAAACATCACCGTGGTGTATGACCCTACGGGAAAACTGAGTTACAAACTGATAGCCGATAACGCCGATCACTATGGCGTCGAACAGGTGAGCTGGTTTAGCCAGCCGGTAGCCACCATGTTTAATGAACAGGCGGTAGCGACCTGGTCTGTCCGTGCCGATCGCGCCAAATTGACGAAAGATCGTATGCTTTATCTGTATGGGCATGTGGAGGTCAACAGCCTGACTAACGATTCGCAGCTAGAACGAATCAAAACGGACAATGCGCAGATAAATCTGATAACGCAGGACGTGACATCGGATGATGAAGTCACCCTGTACGGTGTCAACTTTACCTCTAACGGGCTGAAAATGCGTGGGAATCTGCGCAGTAAAACCGCTGAGTTGATCGATAAGGTAAAATCCTATTATGAAATTCAACCTAAAAATTAATGCGCTGCGTAGCACGCTTCTTGCCAGCTCACTGTTCGCCGTCAGTATTCCGGCACTGGCATTAACCGGGGATACGGAACAACCGATTAACATTACCTCCGACCAGCAGGCGCTGGACATGCAGGGTAATGTGGTGACATTTACCGGCAACGTTATCGTGACGCAGGGCTCAATCAAAGCGCAGGCCGATAAAGTGGTTATCACACGCCCCAACGGTCAACAGGGCCATGAGGTCATCGAGGGCTATGGCAACCCGGCGACCTTCTACCAGATGCAGGACAACGGTAAGGCCGTCAAAGGCCACTCACTGAAAATCCGCTACGAGATGGATAAGCAACTGGTGATTCTGACCGGTGATGCCTATCTGGAACAGCTCGATAGCAATGTTAAAGGCGACCGCATCACCTATCTGGTACAACAGCAACAGATGGAAGCGTTTAGCGATAAAGGCAAGCGAGTCACCACGGTATTGGTGCCAAACCAGCTACAGGATAAAGGCAACCAGAACGGTGCCAAACCCGCAGCAGGCAATGCGGCCAAGCCCTCCAAACAACCGTCAGTAGCGCACTAACTCATGGCAACATTAATCGCTGAAAGCCTGGCCAAGGCGTATAAAGGCCGCAAAGTGGTGGAAAACGTCAGCCTGACGGTGAATTCAGGCGAAATCGTTGGTTTATTGGGGCCAAATGGTGCCGGTAAAACCACCACGTTTTATATGGTTGTGGGCATTGTGCCCCGTGATGAAGGGCGAATCATCATCGATGATGACGATATTAGCCTGCTCCCGCTGCACGAACGGGCCCGTCGCGGTATCGGTTATCTGCCGCAGGAAGCCTCGATTTTCCGCCGTCTTAGCGTGTACGACAATCTGATGGCGGTGCTGGAGATAAGAAAAGATCTCACGCATGAGCAACAGCAGGATCGCGCTAACGAGCTGATGGAAGAGTTTCATATCAGCCATTTGCGCGACAACCTCGGTCAGTCACTGTCCGGCGGTGAACGTCGCCGGGTGGAAATTGCCCGTGCGCTGGCGGCTAACCCGAAATTTATTCTGCTCGATGAACCCTTTGCCGGGGTTGACCCGATTTCGGTTATCGACATCAAAAAAATCATCGAACATCTGCGTGACAGCGGGCTTGGCGTGTTGATTACCGACCACAATGTCCGTGAAACGCTGGATGTCTGCGAACGTGCTTATATCGTCAGTCAAGGTCAGCTTATTGCCCACGGCGCGCCGATGGATATACTGGCGAATGAGCAGGTTAAACGCGTCTATCTGGGCGAAGACTTCCGACTCTGATAACGTCATGTGTTAGGTTGATTATTCAATTCAATTGATCGTTCAAAAGGAAGTTAGCGCACGCTATGAAGCAAGGTTTGCAACTCAGGCTTAGTCAGCAACTGGCAATGACACCGCAGCTACAGCAAGCCATCAGGCTGCTGCAACTGTCCACGCTTGAACTCCAGCAAGAAATTCAACAGGCGCTGGAAAGCAATCCATTGCTGGAGCAAGCAGACATCCATGACGAGATAGAAACCCGCGAGAGCAGCGAAACCGAAGCCCTGGATACACGGGAAGCGCTGGAACAAAAGGAGATGCCAGAAGAGTTGCCGCTGGATGCAGCGTGGGATGAAATCTACACCGCTGGCACGCCGTCTGGCACCAGCACCGATTATCGCGATGACGAGTTACCGGTTTATCAAGGTGAAACCACCCAGACGCTACAGGATTATCTGATGTGGCAAGTGGAGCTGACGCCGTTTTCTGACACCGACGCCGCCATCGCGACCTCGATTGTCGATGCGGTAGATAACACCGGTTATCTGACCGTATCGCTGGAAGATATCCGCGATAGCATCGGCGATGACGACGTGACGATGGAAGAAGTGGAAGCCGTGCTAAAGCGCGTGCAGCGTTTCGACCCGGTTGGCGTTGCCGCCCGAGATTTACGCGAATGTTTGCTGGTACAGCTGTCGCAATTTAACAGCGCCACACCACGCCTTGCCGAAGCTAAACTTATCGTCAGCGATTACCTCGATTTGCTGGCTAATCACGACTTTCGCGCGCTGATCCGCTCCAGTCGGCTCAAAGAAGAGGTGCTAAAAGAAGCCCTGGCGCTGATTCAATCACTGGACCCACGCCCGGGGCAGTCGATTCATACCGGCGAGTCGGAATACGTGATTCCTGATGTGTTGGTGCGCAAAGCGCAAGGCCACTGGACGGTAGAGCTCAACACCGACAGCGTGCCGCGTTTGCAAATCAACCAACAATACGCCGCGCTTGGCAATAGCGCGCGTAATGACAGCGACGGCCAATTTATTCGCAGCCATTTGCAAGAAGCGCGCTGGCTGATTAAAAGCCTGGAGAGCCGCAACGATACCCTGCTTAAAGTGACCCGCTGTATAGTAGAACAGCAGCAAGCGTTCTTCGAACAGGGTGAAGAATTTATGCGGCCAATGGTACTGGCGGATATCGCTCAGGCCGTTGATATGCATGAATCAACGATTTCCCGCGTGACCACCCAGAAATTTTTGCACAGCCCACGCGGTATTTTTGAGCTGAAGTATTTCTTTTCCAGTCATGTGAACACCGACAGTGGCGGTGAGGCGTCATCCACAGCCATTCGGGCACTGGTCAAGAAACTGATTGCAGCGGAGAATCCCGCGAAACCGCTGAGTGACAGCAAGCTGACATCAATGCTTTCCGAACAGGGGATCATTGTCGCCCGCCGTACTGTTGCCAAGTATCGAGAGTCTTTATCTATCCCGCCGTCAAACCAGCGCAAACAGTTGGTTTGACCCCTACATGAGAAGGAAGACGATATGCAGCTTAACATTACCGGACACCACGTTGAGATAACCGATGCTCTGCGCGAATTTGTCACCGCAAAGTTTGCCAAACTTGAGCAATACTTTGATCGTATCAATCAGGTGCATGTGGTATTGAAAGTGGAAAGGATCCTGCACATTGCAGACGCCACTTTACATGTGAATGGTGGAGAGCTGCATGCCACGTCGGAAGCGGATGATATGTATGCCGCCATCGATCTGTTGATCGATAAGCTGGCGAGACAGTTAAATAAACATAAGGATAAACTGAAACAGCACTGATGTTGCCTGTTTCAGGTGCAGGGAGCACTCCGGCCTGCCGCATTTGCAGGCCGGATACCCGAAGGCAACCGTGTCGTTAAGTGAATGTATCATGAACAACGAGTCCGTTATGCAACTCAGCGCCGTGCTCCGTAAAGAGTGCACTCGTAGCGCCGTACACTGCCAAAGTAAAAAGCGCGCGCTGGAAATCATCAGCGAACTGGCTGCCAGACAGCTCAACCTGCCACCGCAAATGGTATTTGAAGCCATACTGACGCGCGAACGCATGGGCAGTACCGGGATTGGATGCGGTATCGCTATTCCTCACGGCAAACTGGAAGATGAAAACACGCTTGGGGCGGTCGGCGTTTTTATTCAGCTAGAGCAGCCTATCGCGTTTGACGCTATCGATAATCAGCCGGTCGATTTGCTTTTTGCCTTGCTGGTTCCAGCCGAACAATGTAAAACCCATTTGCATACCTTATCGCTGGTTGCCAAACGACTGGCGGATAAAACCGTATGCCGACGTCTGCGCGCGGCGCAAAGCGACGAAGAGCTATATCAAATCATGACGGAATCAGACTCGCAGGAATCATCCTGAGCGTTGATGGCTGCCGGTTTTGCAGCCATGCATAAGAGACAGATGACACAGGTGTGCAAATAAGCACAACCTGACAGGATGCCGGGATAACCGGGAAATAACGAAGTTAGCTAACGGCGGTGGTGATGCACTCTCACACCGCCAGGGGGAGTCGTCAGATGGTGCTGATGATTGTCAGTGGTCGTTCAGGTTCAGGAAAATCCGTCGCCCTGCGTGCACTGGAAGACATGGGGTTCTATTGTGTCGATAACCTGCCGGTGGTGCTGTTGCCAGAGCTGGCACATTCGCTGGCAGAGAGAAACATTTCTGCCGCCGTCAGTATTGATGTGCGCAACATGCCGGAAAGCCCGGATGTGCTGGAGCACGCGCTGACGCGCTTGCCGCAAAGTTTTTCGCCCCAATTGCTGTTCCTTGACGCCGATCGCAATACGTTAATCCGTCGCTACAGCGACACGCGTCGTCTGCACCCGCTATCTAGCAAGAACCTGTCGCTGGAAAGCGCGATTGACGAAGAGAGCGATTTGCTCGAGCCGCTGCGCTCACGCGCTGACCTTATCATCGACACCTCAGAAATGTCGGTGCATGAGCTGGCCGAAATGCTGCGCACCCGGTTACTGGGCAAGCGCGAGCGCGAATTGACGATGGTGTTTGAATCATTCGGCTACAAACACGGCATCCCGATTGATGCCGACTACGTGTTTGACGTGCGCTTTTTGCCTAACCCGCACTGGGACCCGAAACTGCGCCCGATGACCGGGCTGGATAAACCGGTTGCGGCGTTTCTTGACCGGCATACCGAAGTTCACAATTTCATCTACCAGACGCGCAGCTATCTGGAACTGTGGCTGCCGATGCTCGAAACCAACAACCGCAGCTATCTGACCGTTGCCATTGGTTGCACCGGCGGCAAACATCGCTCGGTGTACATTGCCGAACAGCTGGCAGACTACTTCCGCTCCCGTGGCAAAAACGTGCAGTCGCGCCACCGCACACTGGAAAAACGTAAATCATGACAGTCAGGCAAACCGTCGAAGTGAAAAATCGGCTGGGGATGCACGCCCGCCCGGCGATGAAACTGTTTGAGCTGGTACAAAGCTTTGATGCCGAAGTGTTATTGCGCAACGACAGCGGCACAGAGGCCGACGCCAGCAGCGTCATCGCCATGCTGATGCTCGACTCAGCCAAGGGCCGACATATCGAAATTGAAGTCACTGGCCCGGATGAACAGCAAGCGCTGGCGGCGATCATCACGCTATTTGAGGCGGGTTTCGACGAAGATTAATCTCCTCTCCTCGCCTGATGCCAGCAGTCTCTGCTCTGTACATGCGGCATCATGACCTTTTTCTGTGGCAACACGGCATTATCCGTTTATTATTCTCCTTTTACCCCTCGGCGCGTTTCACGCGCAGACGGGTATTTGCTTGCCATCATCCTCTGGAGAACAATATGGATAAACCACACCTGACGATCGGTGAACTGGACGCAGAGCGTCTTGATACACTGTTAGCTCACCCTCAATTTGCTGATACGGAGGTCGCGCAGGCTCTCGGTGAAGAACTGGATAGAGCGGAGATAGTCGAGCCCGTCGCTATTCCGGCTGATGTTGTCACCATGAACAGCCGGGTGCGCTTTCGCGACGTGCTGACAGGCGAAGAGCACACCCGCACGCTGGTCTATCCGGCAGGGCTCAAAGACAGCCGGGAGCAAATCTCCGTCATGGCTCCGTTAGGCGCTGCGCTGCTGGGGATGCACCTTGGCAACAGCATCGCCTGGCCATTGCCGAATGGCGAGAGTACGCGTATCGAAGTATTAGAACTGCTCTATCAGCCTGAAGCGGCGGGCGAGTACCATCGCTAACCCGCCACAATACCGGTTTGCCCGCACGGTGCGGGTAAACCGGCGCGCAGCATCACACTCCGGCAATCTTCATTGAAGGCAGCAGCACCGAGCCACACTGAATATTGCTGCGCGTTTCAATATCATCACCGATCGTGACCATATCACGCAGCATGTCTTTCAGGTTTCCGGCAATGGTAATTTCACTCACCGGATACTGAATCACGCCGTTTTCTACCCAGAAACCGGACGCGCCGCGCGAGTAATCCCCCGTCACCGCGCTGACACCTTGCCCCATCAGGCTTGTCACCAGCAGGCCGGTGCCCATCTCTTTGAGCATCGCCTCGAAATCCAGCCCGCGACCAGCAATACGCCAGTTATGGATCCCACCGGCGTGACCGGTACTTTTCATACCCAGTTTCCGCGCCGAATAGCTGGTCATCAGCCAGGTTTGCAGCACGCCGTCTTTGACGATATCGCGTGCCTCGGTGCGCACCCCTTCACTGTCAAACGGCGTGGAAGCGAGCCCTTTGCGCAAATGCGGTAATTCCTGGATCGTCAGCCAGGATGGCAGGATCGCCTGACCCAGGCTGTCTAGCAGGAACGTGGATTTGCGATAGACGCTGCCGCCGCTGATAGCGCCAACCAAATGGCCGAACAAGCCGGTGGCCACCTCGGCGGCGAACATCACCGGTGCTTGCATTGTCG is a window from the Dickeya lacustris genome containing:
- the mlaE gene encoding lipid asymmetry maintenance ABC transporter permease subunit MlaE gives rise to the protein MLVQTLASLGRRGIQVCAAFGRAGLMLFNALVGKPEPARQWPLLRKQLYSVGVQSLLIIIVSGVFIGMVLGLQGYLVLTTYSAEASLGMMVALSLLRELGPVVTALLFAGRAGSALTAEIGLMKATEQLSSMEMMAVDPLRRVVAPRFWAGVISMPLLTVIFVAVGIWGGALVGVDWKGIDGGFFWSAMQSAVEWQKDLLNCVIKSLVFAITATWIALFNGYDAVPTSEGISRATTRTVVHSSLAVLGLDFVLTALMFGK
- the lptC gene encoding LPS export ABC transporter periplasmic protein LptC, which translates into the protein MSKTKVWLTLLLALIALVLLGLNLTSTREAGSQSVGQSNEPTYTMQKNITVVYDPTGKLSYKLIADNADHYGVEQVSWFSQPVATMFNEQAVATWSVRADRAKLTKDRMLYLYGHVEVNSLTNDSQLERIKTDNAQINLITQDVTSDDEVTLYGVNFTSNGLKMRGNLRSKTAELIDKVKSYYEIQPKN
- a CDS encoding calcium/sodium antiporter: MLFATVLLVIGLVLLVYGADRLVYGAAVLARSFGVPPMIIGMTIVSMGTSLPELMVSTTAALNHQTDMAVGNVLGSNIANILLILGSAVLIRPLTLHSSLLRQELPPMLLVTVLCGLVLHDHFLSRLDGLLLLLAATGCLLLMLRMARLAQRQGEDSLTREQLAELPRENNATVALLWLMLGLIILPMSARIVIDNATVIANYFNISELTIGLTVLAIGTSLPELATAIVGTLKKEDDIALGNLIGSNIFNIGIVLGVPALLSPGAVNPQAFTRDYWVMLGVSVLLSVLCLRQKRRIGQGAGALLVCAFIAYLSVLFLFS
- the mlaC gene encoding phospholipid-binding protein MlaC is translated as MLKRLFMVALFIIAPLVNAADQTNPYSLMRDAAQKTFDRLKNEQARIKQDPNMLRAIVRDELLPYVQVKYAGALVLGQYYKNATPEQRDAYFTAFESYLEQAYGQALASYHGQSYEIAPEQPLGNAEIVSIRVTIIDNGGRPPIRLDFQWRKNTKTGYWQAYDMIAEGVSMITTKQNEWASTLRQKGVDGLTQQLQAAASQSITQGQSNG
- the kdsC gene encoding 3-deoxy-manno-octulosonate-8-phosphatase KdsC, translated to MSEIRAQTETCYGPVDTEVMLRARDIRLLICDVDGVLSDGLIYMGNQGEELKAFNVRDGYGLRCLLTSDIDVAIITGRSSQLLIDRCQTLGIQHLYQGQSDKLLAFRELLDTLSLTANQVAYIGDDLIDWPVMAEVGLSVAVADAHPLLLPRAHYVTRIAGGRGAVREICDLILLAQDKLAFAKGLSI
- the kdsD gene encoding arabinose-5-phosphate isomerase KdsD, translated to MSQDHQTQISSQKNRFDFQAAGRQVLSIERDSLAQLDRYIDDNFSRACEQMFACHGKVVVMGMGKSGHIGCKMAATFASTGTPAFFVHPGEASHGDLGMITRQDIVLAISNSGESHEILALIPVLKRLQICLICMTGNPDSTMAKTADIHLCISVPQEACPLGLAPTSSTTATLVMGDALAVALLQARGFTAEDFALSHPGGALGRKLLLRVNDIMHRDDEVPRVNKDASLRDALLEITRKNLGMTVICGPDSNGLHNDHIEGIFTDGDLRRVFDMNINLNNARITDVMTRGGIRVTPQMLAVDALNVMQSRHITSLLVAENDRLLGIVHMHDMLRAGVV
- the mlaF gene encoding phospholipid ABC transporter ATP-binding protein MlaF; this encodes MNHENLIEIRGLSFQRGDRAIFSDISLTVPTRKITAIMGPSGIGKTTLLRLIGGQLQPDSGEIWFDGDNIPTLSRARLYEVRKKMSMLFQSGALFTDLNVFDNVAWPLREHTQLPEPLLHSTVMMKLEAVGLRGAAQLMPSELSGGMARRVALARAIALEPQLIMFDEPFVGQDPITMGVLVKLIAELNHALGVTCVVVSHDVPEVLSIADYAYIIADKKIIAQGEPAELERNSDPRVRQFLDGIADGPVPFRYPAGDYQQGLLGQGSK
- the mlaB gene encoding lipid asymmetry maintenance protein MlaB, coding for MADTLGVRQENSILILEGALDRHTLMPLWQQRATLLDGCQTLDVSRVEHVDSAGLALLVHCYHQQKQRGSTLVITGVSDRLRTLVQLYNLSEIIPIQLAE
- the mlaD gene encoding outer membrane lipid asymmetry maintenance protein MlaD, with the translated sequence MQTKKHEVWVGVFMLIALFAIVFLCLKVADLKSLGQQQTYRLYATFDNIGGLKARSPVKIGGVVIGRVASISLDTKTYLPRVAMDIDQRYNHIPDTSSLAVRTSGLLGEQYLALNIGFEDADMGTGILQDGGTVQDTKSAMVLEDLIGQFLYKSGGNNTDNAAQNSANQNNANQQAGDVAKPDASAKPVTQQP